A single genomic interval of Alteromonas sp. BL110 harbors:
- the ilvD gene encoding dihydroxy-acid dehydratase translates to MPKLRSATTTQGRNMAGARALWRATGMKDSDFGKPIIAIANSFTQFVPGHVHLKDLGQLVARSVEEAGGVAKEFNTIAVDDGIAMGHSGMLYSLPSREIIADAVEYMVNAHCADAIVCISNCDKITPGMLMASMRLNVPVIFVSGGPMEAGKTKLSDQLIKLDLVDAMVAAADDKVSDADTDEIERSACPTCGSCSGMFTANSMNCLTEALGLSLPGNGSMLATHADREGLFKQAGKQIVELCKRYYGDDDESVLPRNIANFKAFENAMSLDIAMGGSTNTILHLLAAAMEGEVPFTMDDIDRLSRKVPHLCKVAPSTPKYHMEDVHRAGGVLGILNELNKAGLLNSDVNHVLGKPLTEVISEWDITNPENKDAITFFRAGPAGIRTTKAFSQDCRWDDADDDRETGCIRSIENAFSQEGGLAVLYGNLAEDGCIVKTAGVDESILKFNGTARIYESQDDAVAGILGDEVKAGDVVFIRYEGPRGGPGMQEMLYPTSYLKSKGLGKHCALVTDGRFSGGTSGLSIGHCSPEAASGGGIGLVEDGDKIEIDIPNRSINIVISDEALAERRAKMEASDKPWKPKNRVREVSTSLKTFAALATSADKGAVRDVSKLEDL, encoded by the coding sequence ATGCCCAAGTTACGTTCTGCAACTACCACACAAGGTAGAAATATGGCCGGCGCTCGAGCGCTATGGCGTGCAACCGGAATGAAAGATTCAGATTTCGGCAAGCCTATTATTGCTATTGCTAACTCATTTACGCAGTTTGTACCTGGGCACGTTCACCTTAAAGACCTTGGTCAGCTAGTGGCCCGTAGCGTGGAAGAAGCAGGTGGTGTCGCCAAAGAGTTCAATACTATTGCGGTAGATGACGGTATTGCTATGGGCCACAGCGGAATGCTTTACAGCTTACCTTCTCGCGAGATCATTGCTGATGCAGTGGAATACATGGTGAACGCACACTGTGCTGATGCCATTGTGTGTATCTCAAACTGCGACAAGATCACCCCAGGAATGTTAATGGCGTCTATGCGCCTTAATGTACCGGTTATATTCGTATCTGGCGGCCCTATGGAAGCGGGTAAAACCAAGCTTTCCGACCAGCTTATCAAGCTTGATTTGGTTGATGCCATGGTAGCGGCTGCTGATGATAAAGTTAGCGATGCAGATACTGATGAGATTGAGCGCTCTGCCTGCCCAACCTGTGGCTCTTGTTCGGGTATGTTCACAGCTAACTCAATGAACTGTTTAACTGAAGCGTTAGGTCTATCGCTTCCGGGTAACGGCTCGATGCTAGCCACTCACGCCGACCGTGAAGGCTTGTTTAAGCAGGCCGGCAAGCAAATTGTAGAGCTTTGTAAGCGTTACTACGGCGATGATGATGAAAGTGTATTGCCACGTAACATTGCCAACTTTAAAGCTTTCGAAAACGCCATGAGCTTAGACATTGCTATGGGCGGCTCAACCAATACCATCCTGCACTTGTTAGCGGCGGCAATGGAAGGTGAAGTGCCTTTCACTATGGATGATATCGACCGATTGTCTCGCAAGGTGCCTCACTTGTGTAAAGTGGCGCCTTCTACTCCTAAATATCATATGGAAGACGTTCACCGTGCCGGGGGCGTACTGGGCATTTTGAACGAGTTGAACAAGGCAGGCTTGCTGAATAGCGATGTTAACCATGTTCTTGGGAAGCCACTTACTGAGGTTATCAGCGAGTGGGACATCACTAATCCAGAGAACAAAGACGCGATTACCTTTTTCCGCGCAGGCCCTGCAGGTATACGCACTACCAAAGCCTTTAGTCAAGACTGCCGTTGGGATGACGCGGACGATGACCGTGAAACCGGCTGTATTCGCTCTATCGAGAATGCGTTTAGCCAAGAAGGCGGCTTAGCGGTGCTTTACGGTAATTTGGCCGAAGATGGCTGCATTGTAAAAACCGCTGGCGTGGATGAATCTATTCTAAAATTCAACGGTACTGCCCGTATCTACGAGAGCCAAGATGATGCAGTGGCAGGCATATTGGGCGATGAAGTAAAAGCCGGTGACGTCGTGTTTATTCGCTATGAAGGCCCTCGCGGTGGTCCAGGTATGCAAGAAATGCTGTACCCAACGTCGTATTTGAAATCTAAAGGTTTAGGCAAGCACTGCGCGCTAGTCACCGACGGACGTTTCAGTGGTGGGACAAGCGGCTTGTCTATCGGACACTGTTCCCCGGAGGCTGCCAGCGGTGGCGGTATCGGTTTAGTTGAAGACGGGGACAAGATTGAAATAGATATCCCTAACCGAAGCATCAACATCGTTATTTCTGATGAAGCACTCGCCGAGCGCCGTGCAAAAATGGAAGCAAGCGATAAGCCTTGGAAACCGAAAAATCGCGTGCGCGAAGTGTCTACATCACTTAAGACCTTTGCCGCGCTGGCAACCAGTGCCGACAAAGGTGCAGTGCGCGATGTCAGTAAGTTGGAAGACTTGTAA
- a CDS encoding YifB family Mg chelatase-like AAA ATPase, with the protein MGMAVVKTFAGQGVSAPEVSVEIHLANGLPAFQLVGMAETSVKEARERVRSALINSGFEFPAKRITVNLAPADIPKFGGRFDLPIAVGILAASGYISDISLLNIAFVGELALNGEIKPVNGLIPVVMTAANEDIALVYPGDNDVEAALVSHATRFPAFDLLSVYEHLTGNKKLAKGQPFTSHSSRSSTSGWDDIIGQEQAKRALIIAASGAHNLLMVGPPGTGKSLLASRMLSLLPDMSEEEALEVAAIHSVKGEKLNAERFLTRHLRSPHHTSSAVALTGGGSNPVPGEISLAHNGILFLDELPEFGRKALDVLREPLETGDVHLSRASGSATYPANFQLVAAMNPSPTGDIDDNRLTPQQQLNYLNRLSGPLLDRIDIQVEVPRLPDYDLPERGNRPDDSLHDMRERVIAARQKQESRQGKPNGALHAGELADICLLDNADLLFLQAAAKQLNLSMRVFHRTLKVARTIADLEKESAVSRAHIAEALGYRALDNLIKQLSAS; encoded by the coding sequence ATGGGAATGGCTGTTGTTAAAACCTTTGCAGGGCAGGGCGTGTCTGCTCCAGAGGTAAGTGTGGAGATTCACTTGGCTAATGGCCTACCTGCCTTTCAACTGGTCGGTATGGCGGAAACCAGTGTGAAAGAAGCCCGTGAGCGGGTACGCAGCGCGCTAATTAACAGTGGTTTCGAGTTTCCTGCCAAACGAATAACGGTTAATTTAGCGCCGGCTGATATCCCAAAGTTTGGCGGCCGGTTCGACCTTCCTATTGCCGTTGGCATTTTAGCAGCTTCGGGGTACATTTCAGATATTAGCCTGCTTAATATTGCCTTTGTGGGCGAGTTAGCGCTAAACGGTGAGATTAAACCGGTTAACGGGCTTATTCCTGTAGTGATGACGGCAGCGAACGAAGATATAGCCCTTGTTTATCCGGGAGATAACGATGTTGAAGCTGCCTTGGTTTCCCACGCCACACGCTTTCCCGCATTTGATCTCCTCTCTGTTTATGAACACCTTACTGGGAACAAAAAACTCGCTAAAGGGCAGCCTTTCACTTCTCACTCATCACGCAGCTCGACATCTGGTTGGGATGATATTATTGGGCAAGAGCAGGCAAAACGGGCTTTAATAATTGCAGCTAGCGGGGCTCACAACTTATTGATGGTAGGCCCGCCAGGCACAGGTAAAAGCTTGCTTGCCAGTCGAATGTTGTCGCTATTACCGGATATGAGTGAAGAAGAAGCCTTGGAAGTCGCTGCTATTCACTCAGTGAAAGGCGAAAAGCTAAATGCTGAACGTTTTCTAACCCGCCACCTGCGTTCGCCCCACCATACCAGTTCAGCTGTAGCGCTTACTGGCGGCGGGTCTAACCCTGTGCCAGGGGAAATTTCGCTGGCCCACAACGGTATTTTGTTTTTAGACGAACTCCCCGAATTTGGCCGAAAAGCGCTTGATGTATTACGCGAACCACTTGAAACTGGCGACGTTCATTTATCCCGTGCATCAGGAAGTGCAACCTACCCAGCCAACTTTCAGCTGGTCGCGGCAATGAATCCTAGCCCCACAGGGGATATTGATGACAATCGGCTTACACCACAGCAACAGCTGAACTACTTAAACCGTTTATCAGGTCCATTGCTCGATAGAATAGACATTCAAGTAGAAGTGCCTCGCTTACCCGACTACGACTTGCCAGAGCGGGGCAATAGACCTGACGACTCGTTACATGACATGCGGGAAAGGGTGATAGCTGCACGGCAAAAACAAGAGTCTCGACAAGGCAAACCCAATGGCGCTTTACACGCGGGTGAGCTTGCCGACATCTGTTTGCTAGATAACGCAGATCTCCTATTTTTACAGGCAGCCGCAAAACAACTTAATTTATCTATGCGTGTATTTCACCGCACGCTAAAAGTGGCTAGAACCATTGCCGACCTTGAAAAGGAAAGCGCCGTTTCCAGGGCTCATATCGCAGAAGCGCTGGGCTATCGAGCTCTCGATAACCTTATAAAGCAGCTCAGTGCTAGCTAA
- the plsB gene encoding glycerol-3-phosphate 1-O-acyltransferase PlsB codes for MSWMRKALLSVFHYPVKLLVKAHSIPVNVETELGIDKSKPIVYLLPTNSVTDQLALRMSTKFLGLPSPTDTLTLAGREYSSTLFLRKTQPLFRSSAKDTGIEEVFTDLFHLHRDHENLDLQVVPVYVTWGRAPGRGNPGLSDLIADKAAPSWLRKLFIVLFLGRDNFINYSKAVSARAMSNQHGSDQSIAHKLVRVASTHFQRKRQSMTGPTLLERQELNNSVLGSDAVRRAIAEESRSKKVTHEKAKERAQTYITEIAADYREGLIRFGDRLLTRIWNKIYNGISVGHAERIRELAANGHEIIYVPCHRSHMDYLLLTYVIYHEGMVTPHIAAGINLNFWPVGKVFRRGGAFFLRRSFAGNKLYTAVFREYLELLFNKGYSVKYYPEGGRSRTGRLIPPKTGMLAMTIQAMLKGVNRPVSIVPVYIGYENVMEVKSYLNELKGSKKKKESNLQVFSAIRKLKNYGHGYVNFGEPIALNQFLESHVPNWRDCRDAEPEKKPAWLTPAVNELANNVMTRINRAAALNGMALASLCLLSSKRQTMSEVELKQAMDDFMNLFKTVPFSNDATIPDSSAQELLRDTLKLGRFDIKEDDYGRLISPQPKSAVYLTYYRNNILHLFAIPGLIMASIFAKKGATKNSILQLIAALYPLLQKELFLHLTQDEALAHTDALITAMLDNGLLRQKDGELLPPDAHCKQFHSAWLLSRCMQETLQRYAVVLTILDKEKVISRSALERESKQVAERLSALYGLSSPEFYDKNVLSSFIGALKDNHWLDSEKDGSLKYSEECEALRADVMALIWPEMIQHLENVALNTAS; via the coding sequence ATGTCGTGGATGCGAAAAGCCCTTTTGTCGGTATTTCATTATCCTGTTAAGTTACTGGTTAAAGCCCACAGTATTCCAGTAAACGTTGAAACCGAATTAGGAATAGATAAAAGCAAGCCTATTGTTTATCTACTTCCCACTAACTCAGTGACAGATCAGCTTGCGCTGAGAATGTCGACTAAATTCCTAGGGCTACCGAGCCCAACAGACACGCTGACACTGGCAGGTCGAGAGTACTCATCTACTCTGTTTTTACGTAAAACTCAGCCTCTTTTTCGCTCATCAGCCAAAGATACGGGAATTGAAGAGGTCTTCACTGATCTTTTCCACTTGCATCGAGACCATGAAAACCTCGATCTACAAGTAGTTCCTGTTTATGTGACCTGGGGCCGAGCCCCAGGGCGCGGCAACCCGGGTTTAAGTGACTTAATTGCTGATAAAGCTGCTCCGAGCTGGCTACGCAAGCTTTTCATCGTGCTATTTTTAGGCCGAGATAACTTTATTAATTATTCTAAAGCTGTCTCTGCACGGGCCATGTCAAATCAACATGGTAGCGATCAAAGCATTGCTCACAAGCTCGTACGCGTAGCAAGTACTCACTTTCAGCGTAAACGACAAAGCATGACGGGCCCTACCCTGTTAGAGCGTCAAGAACTCAACAACAGTGTATTGGGTTCAGATGCGGTACGCCGCGCCATCGCCGAAGAGTCGAGAAGCAAAAAAGTCACTCATGAAAAAGCAAAGGAGCGGGCTCAAACCTATATCACTGAGATTGCTGCAGATTATCGTGAAGGGCTAATAAGGTTCGGCGACAGACTGCTGACTCGAATCTGGAATAAGATTTACAACGGCATTAGTGTAGGTCACGCTGAACGCATTCGTGAATTGGCCGCTAACGGTCACGAAATCATCTATGTGCCTTGCCACCGCAGCCACATGGACTACCTGTTATTAACTTACGTGATTTATCACGAAGGTATGGTAACGCCTCATATTGCAGCAGGTATCAATCTTAACTTTTGGCCTGTCGGAAAAGTATTCCGTAGAGGTGGCGCTTTCTTTCTCCGCCGCAGCTTTGCAGGCAATAAGCTGTATACGGCCGTATTCAGAGAATATTTAGAGCTGCTGTTTAACAAAGGTTACTCAGTAAAGTACTACCCTGAGGGTGGACGTAGCCGCACCGGTCGCTTAATACCGCCGAAAACCGGTATGCTGGCCATGACAATTCAAGCCATGCTTAAAGGCGTTAATCGCCCAGTAAGTATTGTTCCTGTCTACATTGGCTATGAGAATGTGATGGAAGTGAAGAGTTACCTGAACGAACTTAAAGGGTCAAAGAAGAAAAAAGAGTCCAACCTTCAGGTTTTCTCAGCCATTCGTAAGCTTAAGAATTATGGGCACGGATATGTGAACTTTGGTGAGCCTATTGCGCTTAATCAGTTCCTTGAAAGCCATGTGCCGAACTGGCGCGACTGTCGTGATGCCGAGCCAGAGAAAAAGCCTGCTTGGTTAACGCCTGCTGTTAATGAATTGGCCAATAACGTTATGACGCGCATTAACCGCGCTGCGGCACTTAACGGCATGGCTTTAGCTTCGCTATGCCTACTGTCTTCTAAAAGGCAGACCATGAGTGAAGTAGAGCTTAAACAGGCCATGGATGACTTCATGAACTTGTTCAAAACAGTGCCCTTTAGTAATGACGCCACTATTCCAGATTCATCAGCACAAGAATTGCTTCGGGATACGTTAAAATTAGGCCGTTTTGATATTAAAGAAGACGATTACGGACGTTTGATCAGTCCTCAGCCTAAATCTGCTGTATACCTGACCTATTATCGCAACAACATTTTGCATTTGTTCGCCATACCAGGTCTTATCATGGCGTCTATCTTCGCTAAAAAAGGCGCAACTAAGAACAGTATTTTACAACTAATTGCAGCACTTTATCCTTTGCTGCAAAAAGAACTGTTTTTACATTTAACACAAGATGAAGCGCTTGCGCATACTGATGCATTGATCACCGCGATGTTAGACAACGGACTATTGCGTCAAAAGGACGGAGAGCTTTTACCGCCAGATGCGCACTGCAAACAGTTCCATTCTGCGTGGTTACTAAGCCGCTGTATGCAAGAAACCTTGCAACGTTATGCCGTGGTGTTGACTATTCTTGATAAAGAAAAGGTGATTAGCCGCAGTGCATTAGAGCGAGAAAGTAAACAAGTCGCTGAGCGCTTATCAGCCCTTTACGGCTTAAGCTCTCCTGAGTTTTACGATAAGAACGTGCTGTCTAGCTTTATCGGCGCACTGAAAGATAACCACTGGTTAGATTCTGAAAAAGACGGTAGCTTAAAATATTCGGAAGAGTGTGAGGCCTTGCGCGCTGACGTGATGGCGCTAATATGGCCTGAGATGATTCAGCATCTAGAAAATGTTGCGCTTAACACAGCTAGCTAG
- a CDS encoding trimeric intracellular cation channel family protein — MFDWFHWLNLAGVAVCAISGTLMAYQKRMDGFGVVVLASATAIGGGTLRDVMLDVPVFWIADTDYLYTTLIAAFIPIIWLRISPRFPFHYLLIADAFGLALFNVVGIEKALANDTGMAVAVAMGTITGVFGGLLRDVICREVPLVLNGELYAMTCIAGGVVYGIGMQIELATQWCGIAALVTTVLFRLGAMRWHWQLPVFYNDHH; from the coding sequence ATGTTCGATTGGTTTCACTGGCTAAACCTGGCAGGCGTTGCCGTGTGTGCAATTTCAGGCACCCTTATGGCTTATCAAAAACGCATGGATGGATTTGGCGTGGTAGTGCTTGCCAGCGCTACAGCCATTGGCGGCGGAACCTTGCGAGATGTGATGCTAGATGTACCCGTGTTTTGGATTGCCGATACCGATTACTTGTATACCACGCTAATTGCCGCCTTTATTCCCATTATTTGGCTGCGCATAAGCCCACGCTTCCCTTTTCACTACCTGTTAATCGCCGATGCTTTTGGGCTAGCGCTATTCAATGTGGTTGGTATAGAGAAAGCCTTAGCCAACGACACAGGTATGGCTGTAGCGGTTGCAATGGGCACCATTACTGGCGTATTTGGTGGGTTATTACGGGACGTTATCTGCCGCGAGGTACCGCTGGTACTTAATGGCGAGCTTTATGCGATGACCTGTATTGCAGGTGGCGTGGTTTATGGAATAGGCATGCAAATAGAGCTCGCTACACAGTGGTGTGGTATTGCAGCCCTTGTCACTACCGTACTATTTAGACTCGGCGCTATGCGCTGGCATTGGCAGCTACCTGTATTTTACAACGATCATCATTAG
- the ilvA gene encoding threonine ammonia-lyase, biosynthetic has product MENEHVSDHEYLKKILLAPVYDVAVASELSYMSLLSAELGNEIFLKREDQQPVKSFKLRGAYNRICSLSEAQLQAGVIGASAGNHAQGLAYSAKMKGIQATIVMPETTPDIKVDAVRRFGGDNVNVVLHGTSFDQASNHAKALCDTHGYTFVPPFDNPDVIAGQGTVARELLEQNPNLDILFIAVGGGGLAAGIAVYLKQLKPSIKIVAVESEESACFIKAKAQGEPTELESVGIFADGVAVKVMGQETFRLCNRLVDETITVSNDEICGAIKDIFDDTRVIAEPAGALSVAAIRKYAKQHDLKGKKLGGILCGANINFHTLRYVSERCELGEQKEAVFAVKIPETKGAFKQFCECVGAKAITEFNYRYASESEAHIFVGVKLKGGQQEFATLQSDLESKGYDCVNLTDNELAKLHVRHMVGGRPPTILNEQVFSFEFPERPGALLNFLNTLGEQWNITLFHYRNHGAAEGLVLAGFDIAPESRDDFNQHVAELGYKVEEVTDNPAYRFFLSQPA; this is encoded by the coding sequence ATGGAAAACGAGCACGTTAGCGACCACGAGTATCTGAAAAAGATATTACTCGCTCCCGTTTACGATGTGGCGGTGGCGAGTGAACTGTCTTATATGTCTTTGCTTTCAGCGGAGCTTGGCAACGAGATCTTTTTGAAACGAGAAGATCAGCAGCCGGTAAAAAGCTTTAAGCTGCGCGGTGCCTACAACCGTATTTGTTCGTTAAGTGAAGCACAGCTGCAAGCAGGCGTAATTGGCGCATCGGCGGGTAATCACGCGCAAGGCTTAGCATACAGTGCAAAAATGAAGGGCATTCAAGCAACTATCGTGATGCCCGAAACCACCCCTGACATTAAAGTGGACGCTGTACGTCGTTTCGGTGGTGATAACGTAAATGTAGTCTTGCATGGCACGAGCTTCGACCAGGCAAGCAACCATGCCAAAGCATTGTGTGATACCCACGGGTATACCTTTGTTCCGCCCTTCGATAACCCCGATGTAATCGCCGGACAAGGTACGGTTGCACGAGAACTGTTAGAGCAAAACCCAAACCTGGATATTTTGTTTATTGCTGTAGGCGGTGGCGGCCTAGCCGCGGGCATTGCAGTGTACTTAAAGCAACTCAAACCCAGTATTAAGATTGTAGCCGTTGAGTCAGAAGAGTCGGCCTGTTTCATTAAAGCAAAAGCGCAAGGCGAGCCTACTGAGCTGGAAAGCGTAGGTATTTTTGCCGATGGCGTGGCTGTGAAAGTGATGGGGCAAGAAACTTTTCGCCTGTGTAACCGCTTAGTTGATGAAACTATTACGGTTAGCAATGATGAGATTTGCGGGGCTATAAAAGATATTTTCGATGATACTCGCGTTATCGCCGAGCCTGCTGGTGCATTATCGGTAGCGGCAATTCGCAAATATGCCAAGCAACATGACCTTAAAGGTAAAAAGCTAGGCGGTATTTTATGTGGCGCAAACATCAACTTTCATACCCTACGCTATGTGTCTGAACGCTGTGAATTAGGCGAGCAGAAAGAAGCCGTTTTTGCCGTTAAAATTCCTGAAACTAAAGGCGCGTTTAAACAGTTTTGTGAATGCGTTGGGGCAAAAGCGATTACTGAATTCAACTATCGCTATGCAAGTGAGAGCGAAGCGCATATTTTTGTTGGGGTAAAGCTAAAAGGCGGTCAACAAGAATTTGCGACCCTTCAAAGTGACCTTGAAAGTAAAGGATATGATTGCGTTAACCTAACAGACAACGAGTTAGCAAAGCTTCATGTCCGGCATATGGTAGGAGGCCGCCCGCCGACTATTTTAAACGAGCAGGTGTTCAGCTTTGAATTTCCGGAACGCCCAGGTGCACTACTAAACTTCTTAAATACATTAGGCGAGCAGTGGAACATCACTTTATTCCATTATCGCAACCACGGCGCTGCGGAAGGCTTGGTACTGGCTGGTTTTGACATTGCGCCAGAAAGCCGGGATGACTTTAACCAGCATGTAGCTGAATTGGGCTATAAGGTAGAAGAAGTAACGGATAACCCTGCGTATCGCTTTTTTCTGTCACAACCAGCATAA
- the ilvY gene encoding HTH-type transcriptional activator IlvY: MDFRSLQLFNHLATSLHFGVTAEAMYVSPSTLSRVIQRLEDELGCILFKRDNRKVALTHSGHKLLSFSKQALADWQQLKIDLKEDSDALQGELSVFCSVTASQSHLPAMLRQFRQQHPGVDIRLITGDPALAIEKVKSKQCDLSIAIYTPDMPTDLHFTALDNVPLVLIAPREWRLTQLSQLDWTKHQVIMPETGPTRRTAYHWFAEHGIRPNVYAYVGGNEAIVSMVALECGVGFVPKVVLDHSSMANAVTQIQVEDIEPYALGLCCLQDKQNEPLINAFMQLNLHSRG; encoded by the coding sequence ATGGATTTTCGCAGTTTACAGCTCTTTAACCACCTGGCTACCAGCCTACACTTCGGCGTCACCGCCGAGGCCATGTATGTATCGCCATCTACGTTAAGCCGTGTAATTCAGCGTCTTGAAGACGAGTTAGGCTGCATCTTGTTTAAACGGGATAACCGTAAGGTCGCGCTCACCCATAGCGGGCACAAGCTACTGTCATTCTCGAAACAAGCGTTAGCTGATTGGCAGCAATTAAAAATTGATTTAAAAGAAGATAGCGATGCACTTCAGGGGGAACTAAGTGTTTTTTGCTCGGTAACGGCTAGTCAAAGCCATTTGCCCGCCATGCTAAGGCAGTTTAGGCAGCAACACCCTGGGGTTGATATACGCCTAATAACCGGTGACCCTGCCCTCGCTATTGAAAAAGTAAAAAGTAAGCAATGTGATTTATCTATTGCTATTTACACCCCTGATATGCCGACAGATTTGCATTTCACAGCGCTAGATAACGTGCCTTTGGTACTTATTGCGCCAAGAGAGTGGCGGCTTACTCAGCTAAGCCAGCTAGATTGGACCAAACATCAGGTAATAATGCCTGAAACAGGGCCAACGCGACGCACTGCTTATCATTGGTTTGCCGAACACGGTATTCGGCCTAATGTCTATGCTTATGTAGGCGGTAACGAAGCTATTGTAAGCATGGTAGCGCTAGAGTGTGGTGTAGGCTTTGTGCCAAAAGTAGTACTCGATCACTCCAGTATGGCTAATGCGGTAACCCAAATTCAGGTTGAAGATATCGAGCCTTATGCCCTCGGCCTATGTTGTTTACAAGATAAGCAAAACGAACCGCTTATCAACGCCTTTATGCAGCTAAACTTACACTCCCGTGGATAA
- the ilvC gene encoding ketol-acid reductoisomerase encodes MANYFNTLSLRQQLDQLGRCRFMARDEFSDGCQFLKGKKIVIVGCGAQGLNQGLNMRDSGLDVSYALRQAAIDEQRDSYKRASSNGFTVGTYQQLIPEADVVYNLTPDKQHASVVEAVMPLMKKGATLGYSHGFNIVEEGQQIRSDITVIMCAPKSPGSEVREEYKRGFGVPTLIAVHPENDPEGKGWDQAKALASATGGDRAGVLESSFVAEVKSDLMGEQTILCGMQQVAAVLAFEKMVDDGIDPGYAGALIQYGLEAITEALKIGGVTNMMDRLSNPAKVKAFELSEQLTDLLRPLFEKHQDDIISGEFSRTMMEDWANGDANLLKWREETGETAFENAPAYEGEISEQEFFDHGILLVAMIKCGVEVAFDVMVEAGILPESAYYESLHETPLISNTIARKRLYEMNVVISDTAEYGNYLFANAAIPILREKFMPAIDTSVIGKGLTAASNQVENKRLVEINEAIRSHGVESVGKTLRGYMTDMKAIIG; translated from the coding sequence ATGGCTAATTATTTCAACACCCTGTCACTTCGCCAGCAGTTAGATCAGCTTGGCCGCTGCCGTTTTATGGCACGCGATGAATTCTCTGACGGTTGTCAGTTCTTAAAAGGCAAGAAAATTGTCATTGTAGGCTGCGGCGCGCAGGGCCTTAACCAAGGCCTGAATATGCGTGACTCAGGGTTAGATGTTTCTTATGCGCTGCGTCAGGCAGCGATCGATGAGCAACGCGACTCTTACAAACGCGCTTCAAGCAATGGATTTACTGTTGGTACATATCAGCAGCTTATTCCAGAAGCTGATGTAGTTTACAACCTAACACCTGATAAGCAGCACGCAAGTGTAGTAGAGGCAGTAATGCCGCTTATGAAAAAAGGTGCAACGCTAGGTTACTCACACGGCTTCAACATTGTTGAAGAAGGCCAGCAAATTCGTAGCGATATCACAGTAATTATGTGTGCGCCGAAAAGCCCAGGCTCAGAAGTACGTGAAGAATATAAGCGTGGTTTTGGTGTGCCTACACTGATAGCTGTGCATCCAGAAAATGACCCGGAAGGTAAAGGTTGGGATCAGGCCAAAGCACTGGCAAGTGCAACTGGCGGTGACCGCGCAGGTGTACTTGAGTCATCATTTGTGGCTGAAGTTAAATCTGACCTTATGGGTGAGCAAACCATTTTATGTGGTATGCAACAAGTTGCAGCAGTACTTGCTTTTGAAAAAATGGTTGATGACGGTATCGACCCAGGTTATGCAGGTGCGCTGATTCAGTACGGCTTAGAAGCCATTACTGAAGCACTTAAGATTGGCGGTGTAACTAACATGATGGACCGTCTATCAAACCCTGCAAAAGTGAAAGCGTTTGAGCTTTCTGAGCAATTAACTGATTTACTTCGTCCGCTATTTGAAAAGCACCAAGACGACATCATCAGCGGTGAGTTCTCTCGCACCATGATGGAAGATTGGGCAAATGGCGATGCGAACCTACTTAAGTGGCGTGAAGAAACCGGTGAGACCGCGTTTGAAAACGCACCGGCTTATGAAGGTGAAATCAGCGAACAAGAATTCTTTGACCATGGCATCTTGCTAGTTGCCATGATCAAGTGTGGTGTTGAGGTTGCGTTTGACGTAATGGTTGAAGCTGGAATTCTGCCTGAGTCTGCGTACTACGAATCACTGCATGAAACACCGCTAATTTCTAACACAATCGCACGTAAGCGTTTGTATGAAATGAACGTGGTTATTTCAGACACAGCAGAATACGGAAACTATTTGTTTGCCAACGCAGCAATTCCAATTTTGCGTGAGAAATTTATGCCTGCTATTGATACCAGTGTTATCGGTAAGGGTTTGACTGCTGCTTCTAATCAAGTAGAGAACAAACGCCTTGTTGAGATTAACGAAGCCATCCGCTCACACGGTGTGGAATCGGTAGGTAAGACCTTGCGTGGCTACATGACTGATATGAAAGCCATCATAGGATAG